In one window of Littorina saxatilis isolate snail1 linkage group LG11, US_GU_Lsax_2.0, whole genome shotgun sequence DNA:
- the LOC138979609 gene encoding uncharacterized protein isoform X2 has product MEDPSDTATPPENTAVEDPSDTTTPPDNTAMEDAANTPQSEDSVPPHGEKVEEETKNDDTAKDSTEDAEKDVNAESKTAENDVKGDSKTAENDVKGDSKTAENDVKGDSKTAENDVEGDSKTAENDVKGDSKTAENDVEGDSKTAENDVKGDSKTAENDVSGDSKASEKEEQMEVDKKTEASKEEPATETPTQPAKKDKEKQPSTEKQPSTEKQPSTEKQPPTKHSCTKCKYTTRNKVLFDNHTCDNQDEDNDIEEQTLITLTLDSTKKYHCSECDFAAQGHAFEEHLMCHIILRPYQCLYCSQCFVNRREIGRHVVKTHVGKKMNCALRALKRARGLMKAAIETGTYEFYARVAGKVPLANDPNKEKARMKREKGEASGTAIQQKETQAVKSDASPGKKSDVSNLSSDDLLSPAKSEITKPPENGKELAKPSAEDAKDEAEPKDKPQDTKDSVESAKEVSVVNGSHAEATGDEKTSELADTESEKKGKTHEANTEPEIVGETEVSGSMDSSAKGSSDEVEPPKSDEQKENEPEAEKIEEKTSGKENRDATSMQLSEAQATENKTADVSQVENSAAGNEEKMETEDAEEKMDTGESEKQEEEAETSKLDDSAEAVSDAEKRKESDFHDSNFDQSEEEESSVGLKIVAAFSLHNDDTKDADSNDSETIRHNPINDVTKYAASNDSETIRHNPINDDTKDAASNDSQTIRHNPIKQSVKEPSPETETKKVEVTPEGSSVPASSAEPKRFEPPKTLGPPSKPVPSSSFLGVSPTSDPVTSRGFSVGQPPEKNSYFFVCGFGCSFSCLTSPEFRDHLMLDHAGECAFSCFHCGYQSHSEDGLVRHISAHAHTYSKSAPLYICGASACKFGSNLVADFITHQSSWHPDLTAFHCHDCDERFGGVDELLKHFEANFLHIINCPHCTAKTTQRRTLLNHIASVHPGKPKMVSVAKQVVCRDRKLNNYTRFMQLRFQSPSTVVSSPPSATLDASRANQQAGSSTKNKSLVSILTEPIKPQERELTRQAAAKTLTGIKTEAGDEEDDCFDTNLDDSFDEEEYNRQGQGGGNIAYMGSKPDDREVDNFKCKFCTFIARDRCRLEGHERCHGLPPSRKSRFKCMYCPQGFNNEHKFNSHVSCHPGLIKFSLYCCKRCEFDSNQRHIIVKHVRSTRDQAHMSYGSNEDDMFDILNKTMESRVLECTQCSYMTRHRKHLVHHIKREHSSPRKTGITVDCDIVEKYPSQSLGANRNKALELAMSHDHAAPLPIGDDGNVRENQARRFKCPICQYLVPRAADLKAHVKRHSEIGEITLVMFRCKYCSAASTAREIIYGHLMEKHLGKQIALVKRIVTIDTRGADNGYAVTSVEDEEDGQMETQSFPTMPSTSGTADKMVLLIPDSAGETFQSLMQCPCCAFGSYARKTIILHVSNHHPEVNIMGRRQDNEVYPLETTYSNPAAGAAASSTRITLGEALKGEILIVPDSQQFEEPVLCPKCDYATIHRRNIVQHLEQNHPGVSVMGRNDYPTFEGKGKDAVQANATGKDGMVIIGSGSLDEKIRCLYENYGDRMKCMICQMERPKKFFIHVHILRHLNILLWGCQYCSHCGLQKYKMMDHIKKVHPGRAFCIRYIPVNVEEKVNEYLQNASAIRARRSGEEGDITSPSKSPGSWQSVGSDTDLNSMRMKYKASQDKLSSCTIGSEDLDMKLACLYSIGKDSKYHCVVCAQEFQRKFAVHRHIVQAHLKVNLIGCGYCDLEGVERHIMMDHIIETHKSAPISMRNLAQNLENKVAEFLSRMTLDADDALELPAGDLGLDDEDLNFKLPEPPQLPSMLPPLESPTRVTPPRTPSPSTSSSTHKNQLNPKLLLLGRDTLHKHLGCLIDESSGGLRCVVCNWDFPRKYAAHRHILMKHLKLGIIGCPYCSFEGVERYQVFTHIREEHKDSELSLHYLNVDLDAIVAKFMKNLANGTVNLNDRTPPPWSMKKVPKKEAVSDDESEAGPSTSSGSSHGLVVAMFGKKSTVNVKEEPVDDDDDTYVQEPLDRELNGDNEDNSIDYDSYVGVMDEEDREVRSMSLQSANGTKAKVATDVQTNIRVITIKEKGFKRHICEKCKFTSLHRSNIVRHIYRVHEQYREQECPSCNYKTLSRVLIEQHIRNEHPGTPYPGGLPNRAVKRKPDMSLEDLEYDSMKKCKAAATSKRREADMPLLNSANTQLYACAYCNFETMTHKDIVQHTREKHTPGEMKEEDEEEGDADQTKDVEMGEEEREQETEDTEFETLTKTVKMNHVDLSKGAEDSLWQCFYCSYKTSNEGDLKVHFADTHPGNVYRAKKIPTWRFVCRSCHVKTRAHSKMRYHLNRHINYRPYTCTTCGSFYPSPDQCRKHCRANNHNETFTYVKIPRKERRLQELLKECQEIAMALTRNPEEAEALHLSPSLSQPIPSKRKAKKSFSSTSHPVPPPAKRGRNYEYDAPYAPRGGNSQRDEKQREEDMQMVCACCEFTAQNVCDVWLHFIKDHDAQEFRWMDANTGHICTETGEITNAKDIPPDLEAPPGPGYSTMSNRLLSCHHCEFTTSTVQAVKSHLRRHLPKRFLCPYCSLRCSRRDTITQHVRCGHKGRELWTIYFQVPEGFVPDAEEAETTTELAEPQVTFQTQESIEEAAPAAAKAPVSALERIKCGNCDMRLESVASVYEHHTQDHPEMEFMWVNSSNGYTCTQTGEVMDAREQSPHLFSQDGFTVETNSGNVPTFACKFCSFTSAFVQAIKSHMKSHLPHGFMCPYCCMCTNSKEKMMSHQSCTHREQEPWVLHLRMPTDSSSSSSSAAASSTAEKSKDRPILVC; this is encoded by the exons ATGGAAGATCCATCAGACACCGCCACACCACCGGAAAACACCGCTGTGGAAGATCCATCAGATACCACCACACCACCGGACAACACCGCCATGGAAGATGCTGCCAACACACCACAGTCAGAGGACTCTGTCCCTCCTCATGGGGAAAAGGTGGAAGAGGAAACAAAGAATGACGACACAGCAAAAGACAGTACAGAAGATGCAGAGAAAGACGTTAATGCAGAATcaaaaactgcagaaaatgaTGTCAAGGGAGACTcaaaaactgcagaaaatgaTGTCAAGGGAGACTcaaaaactgcagaaaatgaTGTCAAGGGAGACTcaaaaactgcagaaaatgaTGTTGAGGGAGACTcaaaaactgcagaaaatgaTGTCAAGGGAGACTcaaaaactgcagaaaatgaTGTTGAGGGAGACTcaaaaactgcagaaaatgaTGTCAAGGGAGACTcaaaaactgcagaaaatgaTGTCAGTGGAGACTCAAAAGCTTCAGAGAAAGAAGAGCAGATGGAAGTGGACAAAAAGACAGAAGCCTCAAAGGAAGAGCCTGCGACTGAAACCCCGACTCAGCCGGCCAAAAAGGACAAAGAGAAACAGCCATCAACAGAGAAACAGCCATCAACAGAGAAACAGCCATCAACAGAGAAACAGCCGCCAACAAAACACAGCTGCACAAAATGCAAGTACACCACGCGAAACAAGGTCCTCTTTGACAACCACACCTGCGACAATCAGGACGAAGACAACGACATCGAGGAGCAGACCCTCATCACCTTGACCTTGGACAGCACCAAAAAGTATCACTGCAGTGAGTGCGACTTTGCCGCTCAAGGTCACGCCTTCGAGGAGCACCTCATGTGTCACATCATCCTCAGGCCGTACCAGTGCCTCTACTGCTCGCAGTGTTTCGTCAACCGGCGCGAGATCGGACGACACGTAGTGAAGACTCACGTTGGGAAGAAGATGAACTGTGCCCTGAGAGCCTTGAAGAGAGCCCGGGGTCTGATGAAGGCGGCCATAGAAACAGGAACCTACGAGTTCTACGCTCGTGTGGCTGGAAAAGTCCCTCTAGCTAACGACCCCAACAAAGAAAAAGCCAGGATGAAGAGGGAGAAAGGAGAGGCATCAGGGACAGCAATTCAGCAAAAAGAGACGCAAGCTGTGAAATCTGACGCCAGCCCTGGGAAGAAGTCTGATGTCTCGAACCTGTCCAGCGATGATCTCCTTTCACCTGCCAAGTCTGAGATAACAAAGCCGCCAGAGAATGGTAAAGAACTTGCCAAGCCCTCTGCAGAAGACGCCAAAGATGAAGCTGAACCCAAAGACAAGCCTCAAGATACCAAAGACTCTGTAGAATCTGCCAAAGAAGTGTCTGTTGTGAACGGTAGCCATGCTGAAGCAACAGGTGACGAAAAGACGTCCGAACTTGCTGATACAGAATCTGAAAAGAAGGGAAAAACACATGAAGCAAACACAGAACCAGAGATAGTCGGAGAAACTGAAGTTTCAGGCTCCATGGATTCCTCCGCTAAGGGTTCATCTGATGAAGTGGAGCCACCAAAATCTGACgaacagaaagaaaatgaaCCTGAGGCAGAGAAGATTGAAGAGAAAACCAGTGGCAAGGAAAATAGAGATGCTACAAGCATGCAACTTTCAGAAGCTCAAGCtactgaaaacaaaacagcAGATGTGAGCCAAGTCGAAAATTCTGCAGCTGGCAATGAAGAGAAAATGGAAACTGAAGATGCTGAAGAAAAGATGGACACGGGGGAATCTGAGAAGCAAGAGGAAGAAGCTGAGACCAGTAAACTGGACGACTCCGCAGAAGCTGTCAGTGACGCTGAAAAGCGCAAAGAATCGGATTTTCACGACTCCAACTTTGACCAAAGCGAGGAAGAGGAGAGCAGCGTGGGATTGAAAATCGTAGCCGCCTTCTCCCTGCACAATGATGACACTAAAGACGCGGACAGCAACGACTCCGAGACTATCCGTCACAACCCAATTAACGATGTCACAAAATACGCAGCCAGCAACGACTCCGAGACTATCCGTCACAACCCAATTAACGATGACACAAAAGACGCAGCCAGCAATGACTCTCAGACTATCCGTCACAACCCAATTAAACAGAGTGTGAAAGAACCATCACCAGAAACGGAAACAAAGAAGGTAGAAGTGACACCAGAGGGCAGCAGCGTTCCAGCAAGCAGCGCTGAACCTAAGCGTTTCGAGCCGCCCAAAACTCTTGGCCCGCCATCAAAACCTGTCCCATCTTCGTCATTCCTCGGCGTCTCACCGACCTCTGACCCTGTCACCTCACGAGGATTTTCCGTCGGCCAACCCCCTGAGAAGAACTCGTACTTTTTTGTCTGCGGGTTTGGCTGCAGCTTCAGCTGTTTGACGTCGCCTGAGTTCCGCGACCATTTGATGTTGGACCACGCGGGGGAGTGCGCCTTCAGTTGTTTTCACTGCGGGTATCAGTCCCACAGCGAAGACGGGCTGGTCCGGCACATCTCAGCGCACGCTCACACCTACAGCAAGTCGGCCCCGCTCTACATCTGCGGAGCGTCTGCCTGCAAGTTCGGGTCGAATCTGGTGGCGGATTTCATCACGCATCAGTCGTCATGGCACCCGGATCTGACGGCGTTTCACTGTCACGACTGCGACGAGCGTTTTGGCGGTGTGGACGAGCTTCTCAAGCACTTTGAGGCCAACTTCTTGCACATCATCAACTGTCCCCACTGCACTGCTAAGACCACTCAGCGCAGGACTCTGCTTAACCACATCGCTTCCGTCCATCCTGGTAAACCCAAGATGGTGTCGGTGGCTAAGCAGGTCGTTTGTCGTGACCGCAAGCTGAACAACTACACGAGGTTCATGCAGCTTCGCTTCCAGTCCCCCTCGACGGTAGTCTCTTCACCTCCGTCCGCGACCTTGGATGCTTCTCGAGCCAATCAGCAAGCGGGAAGTAGCACCAAGAATAAATCGCTGGTGTCGATCTTGACGGAGCCTATCAAACCTCAAGAACGAGAACTGACCCGGCAAGCCGCGGCTAAAACGCTGACAGGAATCAAGACTGAAGCTGGGGATGAAGAGGATGATTGCTTTGACACAAACTTGGACGACAGTTTCGACGAAGAGGAGTACAACCGTCAAGGCCAAGGGGGAGGAAATATTGCCTACATGGGCAGCAAGCCAGATGACAGAGAAGTCGACAACTTCAAATGCAAGTTCTGCACCTTCATCGCGAGAGACCGCTGTCGGTTGGAAGGTCACGAACGCTGCCACGGCCTCCCCCCGTCCCGAAAGTCTCGCTTCAAGTGCATGTACTGCCCTCAGGGGTTCAACAACGAGCACAAGTTCAACTCTCACGTCAGCTGCCACCCCGGCCTCATCAAGTTTAGCCTGTACTGCTGCAAGCGGTGCGAGTTCGATTCCAACCAACGCCACATCATCGTGAAACACGTCCGCAGCACGCGGGACCAGGCGCACATGAGCTACGGGTCCAACGAGGACGACATGTTCGACATTCTCAACAAAACCATGGAGAGCAGAGTCCTCGAGTGCACTCAGTGCAGCTACATGACCCGCCACCGCAAGCACTTGGTGCATCACATCAAGCGAGAACACTCCAGCCCGAGAAAGACGGGAATTACGGTCGACTGCGACATCGTGGAGAAATACCCCAGCCAGTCTCTCGGAGCCAATAGAAACAAGGCGCTAGAGCTGGCGATGAGTCACGACCATGCGGCTCCGCTTCCCATCGGGGATGACGGCAACGTCAGAGAGAACCAGGCGCGTCGTTTCAAGTGTCCGATTTGCCAGTACCTCGTTCCCAGAGCGGCTGACCTCAAAGCCCACGTCAAGCGCCACTCGGAGATAGGGGAGATCACTCTGGTGATGTTCCGCTGCAAGTACTGCAGCGCCGCCTCGACGGCAAGGGAGATTATCTACGGGCACTTGATGGAGAAGCACCTGGGGAAACAGATCGCGCTGGTAAAGAGGATCGTGACAATCGACACCCGGGGCGCCGACAACGGCTACGCTGTGACCTCTGTGGAGGATGAAGAAGACGGACAGATGGAGACACAGAGCTTTCCCACCATGCCCAGCACCTCGGGAACCGCAGACAAGATGGTGCTCCTCATTCCGGACTCTGCGGGCGAGACTTTCCAGTCGCTGATGCAGTGTCCGTGCTGTGCCTTCGGCTCCTATGCTCGCAAGACCATCATTCTCCACGTCTCCAACCACCACCCAGAGGTCAACATCATGGGTCGTCGTCAAGACAACGAGGTCTACCCGCTAGAGACAACGTACTCTAATCCTGCTGCTGGTGCTGCAGCTTCTTCTACACGCATCACGCTGGGCGAGGCTCTGAAAGGCGAGATCTTGATCGTCCCGGACAGCCAGCAATTTGAGGAGCCCGTGCTGTGTCCCAAGTGCGATTACGCCACAATCCACAGACGCAATATCGTCCAGCATTTGGAACAGAACCACCCAGGCGTGTCCGTCATGGGTCGCAACGACTACCCGACCTTTGAGGGCAAGGGCAAGGACGCGGTGCAGGCCAATGCGACGGGGAAAGATGGCATGGTCATCATCGGCAGCGGCAGTCTGGACGAGAAAATTCGCTGTCTTTACGAGAACTACGGCGATCGCATGAAGTGCATGATCTGTCAGATGGAGCGTCCCAAGAAGTTCTTCATCCATGTCCACATCCTGCGGCACCTCAATATCCTGCTGTGGGGCTGCCAGTACTGCTCCCACTGCGGGCTCCAGAAGTACAAGATGATGGACCACATCAAGAAAGTCCACCCCGGCCGCGCGTTCTGCATCAGGTACATCCCCGTCAATGTCGAGGAAAAGGTCAACGAGTATCTCCAGAATGCTTCCGCTATCCGGGCACGCAGGTCCGGTGAGGAGGGTGACATCACCTCTCCGTCAAAGAGTCCCGGCTCCTGGCAGTCGGTGGGTTCCGATACGGACTTGAACTCGATGCGAATGAAGTACAAAGCCTCGCAGGACAAGCTGAGTAGTTGTACCATCGGGAGTGAAGATCTGGACATGAAGCTCGCCTGCCTGTATTCTATCGGCAAGGATAGCAAGTATCACTGTGTGGTGTGCGCTCAGGAGTTCCAGCGAAAGTTTGCCGTGCACAGACACATTGTACAGGCTCACCTCAAGGTCAACCTCATCGGCTGCGGCTACTGTGACCTTGAAGGCGTCGAACGACACATCATGATGGACCACATTATCGAAACCCACAAGTCGGCTCCGATCAGCATGCGCAACTTAGCGCAGAATCTGGAGAACAAGGTCGCAGAGTTCCTCAGCAGGATGACCTTGGACGCTGATGACGCCCTTGAACTTCCAGCTGGTGACCTTGGCCTGGATGATGAAGACCTCAACTTCAAGCTGCCGGAACCTCCCCAGCTCCCTTCCATGCTCCCCCCACTGGAGTCCCCTACTCGTGTCACTCCTCCACGTacaccctccccctccacctcctcctccacccacAAGAACCAGCTCAACCCCAAGCTGTTGCTGCTGGGCAGAGACACCCTCCACAAGCACCTCGGCTGTCTGATCGACGAGAGCTCAGGAGGGCtgaggtgtgtggtgtgtaactGGGATTTTCCAAGGAAGTACGCCGCCCATCGACACATCCTCATGAAGCATCTGAAGCTGGGCATCATCGGGTGCCCCTACTGCTCGTTCGAGGGCGTGGAGCGGTACCAGGTCTTCACCCACATCAGGGAGGAGCACAAGGACTCCGAGCTCAGCCTGCACTACCTCAACGTCGACCTTGACGCTATCGTCGCCAAGTTCATGAAGAATCTCGCCAACGGCACCGTCAACCTCAATGACAGAACCCCCCCGCCATGGAGCATGAAGAAAGTGCCCAAGAAGGAGGCAGTGTCTGACGATGAGAGTGAGGCCGGGCCTTCGACATCTTCCGGAAGTTCTCATGGACTGGTGGTCGCCATGTTCGGGAAGAAGTCCACGGTGAACGTCAAGGAAGAACCCGTGGACGATGATGACGACACGTACGTCCAAGAACCGTTGGACAGGGAGTTGAATGGAGACAACGAAGACAACAGCATCGACTACGACAGCTACGTGGGGGTCATGGACGAGGAAGACCGCGAGGTTCGTTCCATGTCCTTGCAGTCCGCCAACGGTACCAAGGCCAAGGTCGCGACGGATGTTCAGACCAACATCCGCGTCATCACCATCAAGGAGAAAGGCTTCAAGCGCCACATCTGCGAGAAGTGCAAGTTTACCTCCCTCCACCGGTCCAACATCGTGCGTCATATCTACCGCGTCCATGAGCAGTACCGCGAACAGGAGTGCCCTTCCTGCAACTACAAGACTCTGAGTCGCGTTCTCATCGAGCAGCACATCCGGAATGAACACCCCGGAACACCCTACCCTGGCGGACTCCCCAACCGAGCCGTCAAGCGAAAACCTGACATGAGTCTCGAAGACTTGGAGTACGACTCCATGAAGAAGTGTAAAGCAGCGGCAACGTCCAAGCGGCGTGAAGCCGACATGCCGCTGTTGAACAGCGCCAACACGCAGCTCTATGCGTGCGCCTACTGTAACTTTGAGACCATGACGCACAAGGACATCGTCCAGCACACCCGAGAGAAACACACCCCTGGGGAGATgaaggaggaggatgaggaggagggaGATGCTGACCAGACTAAGGACGTGGAGAtgggagaggaggagagagagcaagaaactGAGGACACAGAGTTCGAAACCTTGACCAAGACCGTGAAGATGAACCATGTCGATTTATCCAAGGGCGCTGAAGACTCACTGTGGCAGTGCTTCTACTGCAGCTACAAGACGTCCAACGAAGGCGACCTCAAGGTCCACTTTGCGGACACTCACCCCGGCAACGTGTACAGAGCGAAGAAGATCCCAACCTGGCGGTTCGTGTGCCGCAGCTGCCACGTGAAGACCAGAGCACACTCCAAGATGAGATATCACCTGAACCGTCACATCAACTATCGCCCGTACACTTGCACCACCTGCGGGTCGTTCTACCCCTCCCCTGACCAGTGCCGCAAACACTGCCGTGCCAACAACCACAACGAGACTTTCACCTACGTCAAGATCCCGCGCAAGGAGCGGCGCCTGCAGGAACTGCTCAAAGAGTGCCAGGAAATTGCCATGGCGCTGACCAGAAATCCGGAAGAGGCGGAAGCTTTacacctctccccctccctctcccaacCCATCCCCTCCAAGCGCAAAGCCAAGAAATCGTTCTCGTCGACCTCGCACCCCGTCCCCCCGCCGGCCAAGAGGGGGCGGAATTACGAATACGATGCCCCCTACGCGCCAAGAGGAGGTAACTCTCAGCGGGATGAGAAGCAGCGCGAGGAGGACATGCAGATGGTGTGCGCATGTTGCGAGTTCACGGCGCAGAACGTGTGCGATGTGTGGCTGCATTTCATCAAGGATCACGATGCGCAGGAGTTCCGATGGATGGACGCCAACACCGGACACATCTGTACCGAGACTGGCGAGATTACTAATGCTAAG GATATCCCCCCTGACCTGGAGGCCCCCCCAGGCCCCGGCTACTCCACCATGAGTAACCGCTTGCTGAGCTGCCACCACTGCGAGTTCACCACCTCCACCGTGCAGGCCGTCAAGTCTCACCTGAGGAGACACCTGCCCAAGCGCTTCCTCTGCCCCTACTGCAGTCTGCGCTGCAGTCGCAG AGACACCATCACGCAGCATGTGCGCTGCGGTCACAAGGGCAGAGAACTCTGGACGATTTACTTCCAGGTGCCAGAAGGGTTCGTCCCCGACGCTGAGGAAGCAGAGACCACCACAGAACTGGCCGAACCCCAGGTCACTTTTCAG